In Luteitalea sp., one genomic interval encodes:
- a CDS encoding XRE family transcriptional regulator, with protein MDVPLLIRQRLKELGTEQRGLAAAAQVTESYISQLLTGKKLPPAPERTDIYERMETFLRFPAGRLATLAALQRTDALKSKLADPPAPLFREVREAILCKCAPGKEKPIRTMFEREPFGALERLVTQKLLDVVKHVAREELEDETWLRLVARLSERSYEQLRVDVLEFLETDIFNVSDENCVAFLDPLIESWDIDLATFAIEVVLNRRLAPGEAKKFEFVERESAPPVEEEPGLKAFLQDRTLSGDATAEEIAFLKKLKFARKRPTALYYYRELQNLRDPLHFHQASIDEKRA; from the coding sequence GTGGATGTTCCGCTCCTCATTCGGCAGCGGCTCAAAGAACTAGGGACCGAGCAGAGGGGGCTGGCCGCAGCCGCGCAGGTGACAGAGTCGTACATTTCCCAATTGTTGACAGGGAAAAAGCTGCCTCCTGCACCCGAGCGGACCGATATTTACGAGAGGATGGAGACGTTCTTGAGGTTTCCCGCAGGAAGACTCGCCACGCTGGCGGCCCTCCAGCGGACCGACGCCTTGAAGAGCAAGTTGGCGGATCCGCCCGCGCCCCTGTTCAGGGAAGTGCGCGAGGCGATTCTCTGTAAATGCGCGCCAGGCAAGGAGAAGCCCATCCGCACGATGTTCGAGAGGGAGCCATTTGGCGCGCTCGAGCGCCTGGTCACCCAGAAGTTGCTCGACGTCGTGAAGCATGTGGCGAGAGAGGAGCTGGAAGACGAGACCTGGCTCCGTCTCGTGGCTCGACTCAGCGAACGCAGCTACGAACAGCTGCGCGTCGACGTGCTCGAGTTCCTGGAGACGGACATCTTCAATGTCTCGGACGAAAACTGCGTCGCGTTTCTCGACCCGCTGATTGAATCGTGGGACATCGACCTCGCCACGTTCGCCATCGAGGTCGTCCTGAACCGTCGTCTGGCTCCCGGAGAGGCCAAGAAGTTCGAGTTCGTGGAACGGGAAAGCGCGCCGCCCGTCGAGGAAGAACCCGGGCTCAAGGCCTTCCTGCAAGATCGCACTCTGAGTGGCGATGCGACCGCGGAGGAGATCGCGTTTCTCAAGAAGCTGAAGTTCGCGCGCAAACGGCCAACCGCCCTCTACTACTATCGGGAACTGCAAAACCTGCGAGACCCGCTCCATTTTCACCAAGCGTCGATCGACGAGAAGAGGGCGTAA